The Anas acuta chromosome 9, bAnaAcu1.1, whole genome shotgun sequence sequence GGCCCGTCCTGGGGACGAAGGTGGCCCTGGTACCTGCAGGAGAGATGGTGGCGGTGGCTCTCTTTGCGTGGTGGCCCAAGGGGACATCAGCCCAGGTGGGTGCCGCTCCCTGCTGAAGCAGCCAGGCACCCAAAAACCCCTCGCTGGCTGCGGGCCCCATCCCCTGCGGTGGGCTCCATCCCCctgaggggctgagggaggtggaGATCCCCGGTGGGGCTGCGGCACAAAGGGACCAATGCAAGCTGGAGCACGGGGGCCTGAGACTTGGCCCTCAGGGTGATTTTTTGGGGAAGAACTGGGTGAAATCCCCACAGGCACCCACGTAACCACGTGCGCGCCCACCACAGCCCCGTGCACGCGCACCTCCCGCGGCACACATCAGGTTGCACACTCGGGTTTCCCCCATGCACACCGTGCTCACGCAGCCCCCCACGCTCACCCCCACCGTtcgggaccccccccacaccctcctTCCCCCCGCATCTGGCTCggggcagcctgctcccagccccactctgCGCGttcccagccctgtccccgtAGTTCCcggcagctcctggctgggtGACAGCAGCCAGAGTAAAcaccccggccccgccgcctgccccctgcccctctcgGCCTCCCCACCTGGCAGCCCACCTTTTGGGCAGCGCGGGGGGGTCCCGATGGGCTccggcagccccacagctccagGGACGGCGCTGGCTGCACGGCTCGGGCACGGCGGCCGGAGAGCGGAGCGGCGAGCAGCGGGGTCAAGCACCGCTGGGCTTCCCCCGCACGGCCATGCCCCGTCTCTGCGGACGTGACGGGCTGCAAACGCGCCCTGCTGGCACGCTCAGCCCCTGGGCCAGTGCTGGCCACggtcctgctgctggtcctGTACCTGTCCCTGATGTACCCCACTCCCCGTTGCACCCCGGTCCCCGCTGCACCCCAGTCCCCGTCCCTCTCGGGGTGCAAAGCCCTTGGTGATGAcgtgctggggagctgcagtgCCCCGGGGTCAGTGCTTGCCTTCACAATTAGCTAAACGAACCCATCAGGGAGATGGGATAATGGGAGGTGGGTGGCTGCTTCTGGGTGCAAACTTCCTGGTTTGGGGTGCGGACACCGGAGCACCCCGAGGTGCCTAAAACTGTCCCTTCGCCCCCAAAATGCCTCTTTTCAACCGGTTCCTTGCTGCTGGAaggggcactgctgctgcttgctgccccTGCCTGGGGGGCGTAGGGGGGACCCCCTGGTGCCggcgggggggctcggggccgtgCAGCTGGCCGGATCCCAGCGCCGAGTTTCCCACCTCTCCTTACAGGGTGCAAAGTGCCGGCAATCCCACTGCGGGGGGCAGCCGTTCGCACCCACTCCGCCAAGGTGCCAGGGGCGGCCGGAGGTGCCAGGTGGCCGGGGTGGGGGTCCCAGGTGGgtggcacagctgctgcccccccctccccccccaccagGCCACCCAGGTGTGCCCGCTGGGCACCCGCAGGATGCCGGGCACGTGGGAAGCAAACCTGGGCTtcctgggcagggaggggggtCCGAGCCCCCTTTGAAGCCCCCATAAAAGAGCCCAGCATCAAGGGAGGAGAAAGTCAAAGGAACAAAGAGAGCGGCTAATCCCGGCCTGAGCAAACAGCCCCCGTTTGCTCAGGGCCCAGCtggccccggggccggggggaaAGGgccggggacggggctgggggcacggggggacGGGGCAGGCAGCACTCTGCATGCGGGCAggccccgtgcccccccagcccaggcagctcGGCCCCCTCGGGCCCCGTTTTACATTTGCAAATTGCCAATAAACATCCGTGGGCAAACAGCCCCGTGCCCTCCGCTCCGCTCCCACGCTCGTGGGCGCTGGCGGTGCTGCAAAGGGCCCCGGGATGGGATAACACAGCAcgagggggggggctggcacagatttcccccatttccccgtGCCCACGGGCCCTGCCTGGCACCGCACAGGGGGTGCCCAGCAAGGGGGGGCTGGGACAAACCGGGCAGTGCCCCCCAGGAGCATCAGCACTGCCTGTGGGCATGCCCCGAGCCATCACCAACACGGCCACGCTCGCCCCGTCGGTGGCCACCGCTGCCCCCGTGCCCCATCCCGCTCCttgccccgctgccccccgtgctggctgggctggggtggggggcaccagGAGGGCACCTCGCCCCCCCCTGCATCCATCCCGCGGGGCGGCGAAGGGGTTAATGCCAGGCGGCCGAGCCGCAGGTGGGCGCAAGAATGAAATTCCTTCTCGCCGTCCTGCGAAGTCTGGGCACAAATATTTGCCTGCATGTCCGGTGggcgggtgggggggggggaggagaccACCATCGCTCTGGGAGCGTGCTAATCCCCATGCCAAACAGCCCCCCCCACACACTCCGTGCCCCCCGCAGGGGTCgctttggggcaggggggattTGTGGGGTGGGCGCACGGGGGACGCCGGCACCTTTGGGTGCCCCTGCGGGCAGGGAGCTGCGGGGTGCTGGCAGCGGGCACGGTGCCATGGGCACGGCACAGCCCCACGTGGGTGGgtattttggggtgttttggggtgtccTGGGCATGCTGCCTGCATCCTGGCCCCCGAGCTGTGCCGGCTGCCGCAGCCAGGAGGGAGGCGAGAAGGGGCAGAGAGCCCCAGCCGTCCCCGCCGTGCCGGGAACACGCAGTCCATAATAAACTCCATGTGTCTGGAGACGAAAAGCAGCCGCTCCCCACCCCGGCATCATGTCCCCCGGCTGCATCCCCCCCGTTACCTGCcgcccccaaaaccccttccacccccagccccccccccacatcccatcaccaccaccaccaccccttgcCTTCGTCTGGGGCGGCCCGGCCCTGCGAGCCGCCTGCCAGTTGTGCAAATATTGCCGGAACGGCTGTAATCCCCGTGTCCAACGTGAATTATGAGATATTTCCACCCATTACGACaggcccccccaccccacccccccgccccgccgcgtGTGTGCAGGGCCGGGGGGGATTAGTCACGGGGCAAGCCGCGTTCGGCGCAGGGCTTCAGGGAGGCCACGGCACCTCGGTGCCCCACGCAGGGCAGGGGGGCTTTTTTTTGGGGAACTGGGGGGCCTCTGAGCCTCTCCGGCTCCTTTCGGGTCTGGGCCCCAAGTTTATGGCACGGGGACGAGGCTGGCGGTGCCAGGGTGCCcgggaggcagagggaggccGTGGGAAGGGGCCGGGGCGTGCGGTTTTGCCTCGACCCCATCCCTGGGGAGAAGAGGCTCCTTCCTGCCGCCCCGAGCCCGGCTCATGTTCAAAGCCCGGAGCAGACAGCGGCTAATGAGGCCAGACAATAGGGAGCTGCGTGGGGCAGCAGCGCTGGCACGGGCCGCTGCCGCCCCGAAGCCAGGCGCGGGACGGCCCCGCCACcgtgggggcagcggggacagGACGGGACGGGGCAGCACCCGCTCCACGCCACCCTCACCGTGGGCAGGGCACGTGCCCACCGAGCCCACCGAGCCCACGGAGCCCACCCAGCATTTTGGGGGGCAGGGGAGCGGTGGCGGTGCTGTTGGGGTGCCCCATCCCCGCCGTGCCAAAGGGGCACCCCAATGCCGTGGGGTCACGGGGCCGGGCACCTGCTGCAGGCGGAGGGGCTGGGGTGGCAcagggggcacggggggcacggggtgggTCAGGGTGGCCGGGGCTGCCCGCTGCTGGCCTTCCCCGTCCCcatgcagctccagctgcccacAGCCGGTGGCCCCGTTGGGGCTGTGCCGGCGCCAGGCCCAGCTCCGGAGCGCCTCAGAGCCGCCTTTGTGCAGCGCTCCCAGCACATGTGGGGCACTGGGAGCCAGCTGGGGGCACCGGCACCATTTTCCAGAGCTGCCCCCATCCCACAAGCTCAGACACCCCCGGGGCAGCCACCATCCCTCGGGCTGGGGCACCCCTGGCATTCCTAAGGGCACACAGGGCTGGGGATGAGCGATGCCCGGGCGCAACGGGAGGagctgcctcagtttcccccatGCCAAGGCCGCAGCTTCCCcggctttccttccttcccgggaaaggggagggagctTCCCCCGCCGCTTCCCCACATCCCCGCGGCCGAGCCAGGAGACTGTGACGAGCTCTGGGTGCGCGGAGCCAGCGCCGGATTCCTGGCACCGGCGGGGAGGCCGGGAGCCATCGCCCGCCTCCTCCCCGCTCGGCCCCGCTCGCTCCCCGCCGTCCCCCTGGGCCGCCGCCGCGGGCACCGGGCGGTGACGCTGGCACGGCcgcgcagcccccagccctcccctgccGCCGGATCCCGGGCCAGCGGGGACGCCGGGAGAGAGGAGCGGGGACAGGTCGGTGGCAccgctggggacagcagggagggCATGGGGACGGGGGTGCCAGGCTGCCAGGCACGGTCCCCGCTCTCAGAAGGGCCTGGAGAGCGTGGCAGGGTGCTGTGGGCACGGCGTGCCCGCGGGATGCACGGGAACCCTGGCGGTGTCCCAGCCCCTGGGGTGCCAGCGGGATGTCCCAGCGGGGAAACCCGGCTGCTCCTCGCGGCCTCGTGCCAGGGCCAGCTCCTGCCAcggggcagctcctgggcatGGCCGTGCCCCCACGTCCCCCCCCGGAGAGGTGCCTggcacagcaggaggcaggggagcaACGAGCTGGGGTGGGAAAGGGGACGGGGAGGCCGTGGGCGAGCTGGGGTTGGGGCACCCTgacagcaggggcagggggcagggggctgcagcccccccccagccgctCACCGGGTTTGGGGGGAGGCCCAGGAGGAGCCTTGTGGGGCGGCAGGGGCCTGTTGTGCTCCAGCTGTGCCGTGTTTCCCTGGCTACACCGTGCAGCTGGCCGGGTGTTTGTACCGCCGAGAGTTGATTTTGGCAGCCCCGcgcttccccctcctcccctccacgcccgcctccccctccccgggcGCCCGCCCGCCACGCACCCGGCACCCGGCTCCCCTCCCTCGGCGGGGGGACACCGGTGGCACTCGGCacccccatctcctgccccccacgcccccccagACGCTCCCcgtgcctcggtttccccaGCCGGACGCTGTCTCCCCAGGCCTTTCCATGGTGTCTGCTacctgcccgccgccgccctcgCCAGCCCGGGCACATGGGGGCGAAGAGCAGCCTCCACCCCACGTCCCCACTGCCCTCCCTGGGCCAAGGACCCCAAAGATCCGGgctcctgtccccccccagcctctgccaccgatgggcagggtgctggggtcCCGCTCCGGGACCTtcctgtgcccagcagcagccggaGGGATTTGGGGATGCCGAGGGCGCAAGTTGTGGGGTGCGTGttgctggggctctgcagggtgcggggggggtttgggggacaAAACAGAGCGGGTGGGGGGTCTGTGTGCCCTGGGGGTGGGCTTCAGGGGTGTGTGCAGATGGATGGTGCCCTGCAGTGCCCCCATGTCCCCGGGGGTCCCAAGCGGCCTGGGAGGGGACGGAGTGGATTTGGGGGCCCTCAGGATGCCCCTTGCCCACAGATGCCCCATGCCAGGGGAGAATATTGGGGGGGGAGCATTGTAATGGGGGTGCCCTGCAAATGCCAAGGGGGCTGTGGGTGGGTTCCCAGGGGCCATACAGGGGAGGGGGGCATATGGATGGGGGCACACCCAGCATGCCCAGTGCCTAGGGATACCCCAAAATCCCGGGGGGAGGGGTTGTCCTACACTGTCCTGGGGGGTGTTGGGTGGAtcgggggggtccccagcatGCCATGGGGGTGACGGCATCCCCCAGGTACCCCATACCCGGGGAAGGGGTCAATGGATGGGGAGGGTTCCCAGGGATGCCCCATGCCCAGGGGTACCCCGTGCCTCGGGGGGTGGGGGTGGCAAACAGAGGGGGGGTCTCCCCAAAACACCCACACCAGGCGTCACCCCAATCCCCCCGGGACCACCTACAGCCCCCGGGGTGCCCCAGAACGACCCGGGGCCGGGGATGTGcgaagagggggagaggaggcgGCTGGGCTGGGGtagaggagggggggggggggtgcgcaAAGCGCAGCGGGGGCGCGTCCCCCCCGGCCGGCCGCTGCCTGCGCCTCATTAGCGGCCCTTTGTTTGCACAGGGCTCGCAGCTCCCGCTTGCCCATGCCGCCGCCTATaaagcggggccggggccggcagcCGGGCAGAGGCGgtggcggcggcagcggcaggCAGCGGccggccccccctccccgcccccggccccccggtTCCCCCGGCCGGCCGGCACCATGCGCGccgccccgctgctgctgctgctcgccctgctcgccctgcccgcccgcgccgcccgccccaAGCTCGCCCTGCCCATCCGGCCCGACACCgagccgctgccccccgggggggcggcAGGTAGGACCCCCTCCGTGCGCCCCTTTTCCTCCACACCCCCTTTCCCGTGCGCCCCCGGCGCAGGCACCCCCTCTCCAAGCCACCCCTCTCCTTGCACCCCTCTCCTCGCACCCTCTCCGTGCTCCCCCCTTCGTGCACCCCCTTTTTCCTGCACCCCAAGGGTCCGctctctgtcccccccccaccccccaacaCCCGGTGCCGGGTCTCCGCCGGGACCCCCGTgctggggggcgcggggagcggGCACGGTGGGGCGGTGCCGGCCGCTGTCCgccccgcggggctgcggcaGGGGGGTGCCCGCGGCCCGGAGGTGacttgttttttggttttttggttttttttttggggtggtggtggggggggttgtcaatttttttggggggtgttgtCTCCGCAGGCTGCGCCTTCGGGGGGCATTTCTACGCGCTGGACGAGACGTGGCACCCGGACCTGGGGGAGCCCTTCGGGGTGATGCGCTGCGTGATCTGCCACTGCGAGCCGGTGAGAGCccccccgcgccgcgccgcaCACGGCGGAGACCCCCCCGGCACGgggccctgctggggagggggctgggagctggggggggatcGCCCCCTTCAGCCCCgtagctccccccccccctcctctccgcCCACCCCATGGAAAGCGAGCAGGGATTCCTCCAGCCGGCCTGACAcctgggtgtcccccccccgggggcagcggggaggagaaggggaaggggggggctTAAAGGATCAGGCTTcgctctccttcccctcctcaggacggcccccggccccccctccagcagccccccgagGCTGGAGGGGCCGCGCACAGCTGGGCAGGGggatgggggctggggggggggaacaggggGGGCTTGGCTGCGGTAcaggcagctgggggctgcgcAAGGTGtccgggggggggctccagatgggctgggggagccgggctgtgccaggggagcgCTGGTGCCCTGAATGTGCCACCCGAGGGGAATTTGGGTGGTTGGGTCGCCCACATccctggcacggctcggcacggctctgcccccccccccccccagcagagGAACCGCcgagggaaggcagcaggaaaaGTGAACTGCAAGAACATGAAGCAGGACTGCCCCGTGCCCGCCTGCCCCCGCGCCACGCTGCTGCCCGGGCACTGCTGCCACACCTGCCCCAAAGGTCAGCGCAGCCCCCGCGGGGTGCTGGGCACCCGGGAGAGGGGACACTGGgcaccccctcacccccctcagGAAGGGGATGCTTGTTTTTGGGGTTGTCTGTGCCCTTGGGATGCCCACaaggtgctgggcaggggcGCACGGGGCTGAACCCAGCGTGCCCCCGGCGCACAGCCCTgtttttggctttattttgggaggggggggattCAGTTTTACCGCAAGCAGCCTGCTGCAATCACCTCCCCGCTGTGCCTTGCTCTGCCAGCCTTGCCAGGCCCCCCGGAGAAGAGCGCCGAGCCCCCCTTCGACACCTTCGAGTACTTCCAGGACAAGGAGGACGAGCTGGACAAGCCCTACAACGACCGCTCCTACCTCAGCTCCGAGGGCCTGGCCCGCGACGACGCCCGCACAGGTGAGCcccggggcaggcaggggggaCACGGGACGTCCCCACGCTCCCTCCACGAGcaccttttccccttcccagagTTCGTGGCCCTGCTGACGAGTGGCCCTGAACCGTGGCACCCCACGTCCAGCGCGGTGGCCAAGGCTCGCTTCACCCTGCTGCGCTCCTACCTGCTCTTCTCCATCAGCTACGAGCGGTGAGTCCCCGAAACACGGGGTGCAGGTGTGctcgtgcctcagtttccccccctCTGGACACTCCCTGTGCTGTCACAGCCTCGCCTTggcgtggtggtggtggggagagatttggggaggggggcgaCGTGCCGGGGGTCCGGCGGTGCTTGCGGGCAGCCGgcatttcggcgcggcgccggcACGGCCTCACCCCTTCGCCTCCAGGGCTGGAGCGCAAACAAACGGCACCGGGACCGgctccagggctgggggacGTGGGCACAGCAGGGCAGAGGCGCCgtgcagccccgtgcccccgcTGGCGGGCACTGGCAGGGTGATGCCGACGGGGCCCCcagtccctgctgtgccctccCCGGCTGCCCGCTGGCAGCGGCTgagcctctcctctcctctcctctctctttccctccctccttcccgcTCCggtttcttctgctcttcctcGCTTCCAGGCCCCTTTTGCATAGTAAAGTGGTGACTAATTTCCAGCTCCGACCGGGGGAGCCAAACGGAGCCGAAAATGCTCCTAATTTACAGCTGGGCCGACCGCTCGGCTCCCCGCGGGTCCGGCCCCACCGTCTTCCCCAGCGGGGACCCCCTCCTGCGCGGTGCCAGCCCGGCTCCACTCCGGGGCAGGGGGACCCCAGGGGACCCAGGCCAGCTCTGGGCCACCCCGGGTGCTGGTGCCCAAGGGAGGGGAGccggggggtgagggggggtcTCTGTTCACCCCCTCAATGCCCGCAGGCTGGGGAGGCCGAGCCGGGTGCGTTTCAGCGACCCCGAGGGCAACGTGCTGTTTGAGCACCCCGTGCAGAAGAGCGCAGCCCCCGAGGACGGCATGGTgagaggggcaggagggcacggggggggggtaAAACAAGCCAATTGTGCCCCCCCACACCTGGCAGCACGGTGCCCCCGACCCCTGCCCAGCCTTTATTCGCCCGCAGCTCTGCGGGATGTGGCGCACGGTGTCCAAGGCCAACGTGCAGCTGCTGCGCGGGGAGCAGCTCCGCGTCTCCCTCGTCACCCGCACGCAGCCCTCCGGGGAGGTCCACGGGCACATCCTCAAGCACCGGGCGCTCTTTGCGGGTAAGGCTGGGCCCCCCACGCGCCCCCCACCCCCGAGCGGGTGCCCGGCGGGGTGCCCCTCACgccccctctccctgctcagaGACCTTCGGTGCCATCCTGACCTCCTCGGACCCCGCGCACCTGGGAGCCGGGGGCATGGCCATGCTGACGCTGAGTGACACCGAGAACAACCTGCACTTCATCCTCATGGCCCGCGGGCTGCTGGAGCCCGGCGCTGGGGGTGAGGGTGGGCACGGGCACCCTGCAGGgtgggggggcgcagggggggcGTGGGGTGGCCTCTGTGGGGTCAGGTTGGGTGCAGGGGCTGTGTGTGGTGTGGGGACAGGCGTGCGCAGGGGCTGGGTGTGAGCTGGGGTgtgagggggttttgggggggaatttggggcagggggatgtGTAGGAGTGAGGGGCTGGGGTGCATGGGGTGTGGGGGTCAGGAGGGGGGCTGTGCAAGGATGAGGGGTGTAAGGGGGGAATGGTGCGGGCCAAGCTGTGGGCAGGGGTCGGGGCGTGCAGCGAGGATGTGGGGTGTCGCCGTTGGGAAGCagggggggcagaggggtgggtttggggctcagctctctgccctgccctgcccagaaTCCCCCTGGGTGCCGCTGCGGGTCCGCATCCTGCACCAGGGCCGGACGCTGCGGGAGGTCCGTGCCAACATCACCGTGGAGGTACGGCCGTCCCCACCCTAGCCCCGGGGCCAGGGCTGAGCCGCGGCACTGTGCCTCCACCCCACAcacccctctcctctcctctcctctcctccaggacCCTGACTTCGCCGAGGTGCTGAGCGAGCTGTCTGCCCGCGAGCTGCAGTGGCTGGTGCAGGGGCAGCTCCGCATCGTGGCCGAGACGGAGGGCCGGCACGCGCGCCAGCTGGCCGGCACCATCACCGCCCGCCGCGGCTGTGACAGTGAGCACGGGCACCCTGGGGCGCAGGGGGTGgctgtgcccccctccccagcctcacccccaccccctcctCGCTCCTCTCTCCCCGGGTTCAAGCCATCCAGAGCGTGCTGTGCGGGGCGGACGCCTTGCTGCCGACCAAGACGGGGGCCGTGGGCTCGGCCAAGCTGGCTCTGCACGAGAACGGCACGCTGCAGTACCAGGTAAGGGGCACGGGCACCACGCTGGGGGTGCGCCTCCAACGCCCCGGGGGtgcccccgctgctgccccTCGGCGCCCTGCCCGCAGGTGCGGGTGGTGGGCACGGCCAGCGAGGTGGTGGGCGTCACGCTGGAGACCAAACCGCGGAGGAAGAACAAGAGGAATGTGCTCTTCGACATGACGCCCAGCTACAAGGATGGGCTGGTGAGTGCTGGCGGCACGGGGCTGGCAatgggggcagcggggaggctCACACggggtgtccctgtccccacccgGGTGCTTTTCTCCCTTGTCTCAGGCCCAGGGCTCCTGGCAGAGCCCCAGCGCCCGCGACGCCCACATGCTGCTGCAGAACGAGCTCTTCCTCAACGTGGCCACCAAGGACTGGGCAGAGGGCGAGCTGCGGGGCCAGGTCATCTCCCTGCCCTACAGCGGGCTCCTGGCTCGCTACACAGGTACCCAGGGCGCGGTGGCAGGGGGGTGGCagagcatccccccccccctttaccACTGGCTCCCACCGCCCCTGTCTGTGCGCAGAGATGCCGGTGCCGCTGGCGGGGCAGCTGGTGTCCCCCCCggtgggcagcggggccggggggcacGCCTGGCTGTCTCTGGACGAGCACTGCCACCTGCACTACGAGATCGCCGTGGCGGGGCTGGGCCGCCCGGCCGATGGCACCGTCAGTGCCCACCTGCACGGCGTGGCCGAGCTGGGCGAGCTGGGTGCCCGGCCACACCAGCACAAGCGGCTGCTCAAGGGCTTCTACGGCACCGAGGTGAGGTGGGCACGCGGCCGGGACACCCCCCCAGGTGCCACCGCAGGGCTCGGGGCAGCCCTCACCTCCCCGCGTCCCTCTcgcccccgcaggctcagggGGTGGTGAAGGATCTGGACGCCGATCTCCTGCAGCACCTGGCCCAGGGCACCGCTTTCCTGCAAGTCAGCACCAAAGCCCACCCTCGAGGGGAGATGCGGGGATGGGTAGGTCCCCCCCGTGCGTCCCTGTCACCCCCCGGGGGCACGGCAGGGTCCTGGGCTGCGTGACACTGCCTGGGGTGGGCTGGGaaggggacaggatggggacagtgCCAGCAGCCTGGCGTGGCGTGCCCGTGGGGTCCCCCTCGGTGCCAaccctcctgccccccaggTGCACATCCCCAACCGGTGCCAGGCAGGGGGGGCCCGCCTGGCCCCGGGGGAGGCCGAGCTCTCCGAGGGCTCCAAGGCCAGGGACGCGGAGCAGCTGAAGAAGGACCCCAACTCCTGCTTCTTCGAGGGGCAGCACCGGGCGCACGGCACCCGCTGGGCACCCGACTACGACAAGAAGTGCTCCATCTGCAGCTGCCAGGTACGGGCTGGGGGGGTGTGagctggggggcagcacccGTCGGTGTGGCCCCCCCCCTTTTCATGAGCCacgtccctgctgtccccagaaGCGCACGGTGATCTGTGACCCCATCTTGTGCCAGCCCCTCAACTGCAGCCGCCAGGTGCACCCCgaggagctgtgctgccccGTCTGCGAAGGTGATGCGGGGGcagggggctccggggggggtgctggaggagaagtGGGGGTTGTGGATAAAACTAGAGCCCCAGGGGTACAAGGTGGGGTGGTCCCTCTCCGTTCCTGCCCCACTGGCACCCTTAGTGTCCCCTCATGCCCTCCCTCGTCCTTGCAGAGAAGAAGacggagcaggaggagctgaagcTGGAGCGGGCACGGGACAGCAGCGAGGGTGAGTCCCAGGGGCACGGggtgaggggcagccccggcctccctgccccccccagccatCCCATGGACGCCGTGCCCACCTCCCGCAGGCTGCTACTTCGACGGGGACAAGACGTGGCGAGGCTCGGGCACCCGCTGGCACCCCGTCGTGCCCCCCTTCGGCCTCATCAAGTGTGCCATTTGCACCTGCAAGGTGAGCGCGGGCCCCCACCCTGCAGaaccacccatgggtgctgggagctgctggggggggcttAAAGCAGGGCAGCACCTGGTGCAGGTGCCCCCGTGAGCCCCGCACGCTCCCCGCAGGGCACCACGGGCGAAGTGCACTGCGAGAAGGTGCAGTGCCCACGCCTCACCTGTGCCAACCCGGTGCGAGCCAGCCCCTCCGACTGCTGCAAGCAGTGCCCAGGtacctgcagccccctcctgccctcgcCGGTGTCCCCAATGCCACCCCGTGGGTGTTCATCCTCCCCGTGCCCTCTCCCGCAGCCCCCGAGAAGAGCATCCCCGAGCTGGCTGACAGCATGCAGGCGGACGGGCCCCGCGCCTGCCGCTTCGGGCGCCGCTGGTACCTCAACAACGAGAGCTGGCACCCCTCGGTGCCACCCTTCGGGGAGATGAAGTGCATCCTGTGCTGGTGTGTGGTGAGTGTGCCGGCCCCCGGGCGCAGAGGTGCCCCCGCGCCAGCCTGAGCGCTTCGGGGATGGGTGGGAGAGGAGCTTGGGGCTGGCACCGAGGGCCCCCGGTGGCTCAGCCCCATTCCCCACCCCGCAGTCAGGGGAGACGCACTGCCAGCGCCAGGAGTGCCCGCCGGCCGCCTGCGCCAGCCCCGCCAGGAGGGACAACCCCTGCTGCGCCAAGTGCCGCGGTGAGCCCGCGCCCCGTGCGCCCCCCTCGGGGGCCGAGCCCCAGCCAGGACCCCTCTGCGcaccctccctgcccctctttCAGCCCCGTTTTCCCCCCGCAGCTCCAGACGCCCCCCCGGAGAAGGTGCACGATGCCCCGGCCGAGGCGTGGAGCCGCTAAGCAGTGACTGCTGCCCGGAGCAGGGCGAGCACGCAGCGATGCTGGGTGGTCCCGAGGAGCCCCTGGGGCCCCCCATTGCCCCCCTGGGGGGACGGGGCACAGAGGAGCAAGGATTGGGGGGCAGgggccagcccccagcctgggcaCCCCCTCCCGGCACGGCCGCGGTGCCGGGGCTGCCCTGCCCGCTCCCCCCGGCAGGCagcggcagggctgggggggtcaGGGCACCCAGCGCCCCCCCTCTCCGTGAGCCCCACCGCCAGCGGGCGCAGCGGGCACCGTGCCCGCCTTGTACATAGTGTAAAATCCCTCCTGCCCCCGTCTCGCTGCG is a genomic window containing:
- the CHRD gene encoding chordin isoform X2, which translates into the protein MSDARAQREELPQFPPCQGRSFPGFPSFPGKGRELPPPLPHIPAAEPGDCDELWVRGASAGFLAPAGRPGAIARLLPARPRSLPAVPLGRRRGHRAVTLARPRSPQPSPAAGSRASGDAGREERGQAFPWCLLPARRRPRQPGHMGAKSSLHPTSPLPSLGQGPQRSGLLSPPSLCHRWAGCWGPAPGPSCAQQQPEGFGDAEGASCGGSQLPLAHAAAYKAGPGPAAGQRRWRRQRQAAAGPPSPPPAPRFPRPAGTMRAAPLLLLLALLALPARAARPKLALPIRPDTEPLPPGGAAGCAFGGHFYALDETWHPDLGEPFGVMRCVICHCEPRNRRGKAAGKVNCKNMKQDCPVPACPRATLLPGHCCHTCPKALPGPPEKSAEPPFDTFEYFQDKEDELDKPYNDRSYLSSEGLARDDARTEFVALLTSGPEPWHPTSSAVAKARFTLLRSYLLFSISYERLGRPSRVRFSDPEGNVLFEHPVQKSAAPEDGMLCGMWRTVSKANVQLLRGEQLRVSLVTRTQPSGEVHGHILKHRALFAETFGAILTSSDPAHLGAGGMAMLTLSDTENNLHFILMARGLLEPGAGESPWVPLRVRILHQGRTLREVRANITVEDPDFAEVLSELSARELQWLVQGQLRIVAETEGRHARQLAGTITARRGCDTIQSVLCGADALLPTKTGAVGSAKLALHENGTLQYQVRVVGTASEVVGVTLETKPRRKNKRNVLFDMTPSYKDGLAQGSWQSPSARDAHMLLQNELFLNVATKDWAEGELRGQVISLPYSGLLARYTEMPVPLAGQLVSPPVGSGAGGHAWLSLDEHCHLHYEIAVAGLGRPADGTVSAHLHGVAELGELGARPHQHKRLLKGFYGTEAQGVVKDLDADLLQHLAQGTAFLQVSTKAHPRGEMRGWVHIPNRCQAGGARLAPGEAELSEGSKARDAEQLKKDPNSCFFEGQHRAHGTRWAPDYDKKCSICSCQKRTVICDPILCQPLNCSRQVHPEELCCPVCEEKKTEQEELKLERARDSSEGCYFDGDKTWRGSGTRWHPVVPPFGLIKCAICTCKGTTGEVHCEKVQCPRLTCANPVRASPSDCCKQCPAPEKSIPELADSMQADGPRACRFGRRWYLNNESWHPSVPPFGEMKCILCWCVSGETHCQRQECPPAACASPARRDNPCCAKCRAPDAPPEKVHDAPAEAWSR
- the CHRD gene encoding chordin isoform X1, whose protein sequence is MSDARAQREELPQFPPCQGRSFPGFPSFPGKGRELPPPLPHIPAAEPGDCDELWVRGASAGFLAPAGRPGAIARLLPARPRSLPAVPLGRRRGHRAVTLARPRSPQPSPAAGSRASGDAGREERGQAFPWCLLPARRRPRQPGHMGAKSSLHPTSPLPSLGQGPQRSGLLSPPSLCHRWAGCWGPAPGPSCAQQQPEGFGDAEGASCGGSQLPLAHAAAYKAGPGPAAGQRRWRRQRQAAAGPPSPPPAPRFPRPAGTMRAAPLLLLLALLALPARAARPKLALPIRPDTEPLPPGGAAGCAFGGHFYALDETWHPDLGEPFGVMRCVICHCEPQRNRRGKAAGKVNCKNMKQDCPVPACPRATLLPGHCCHTCPKALPGPPEKSAEPPFDTFEYFQDKEDELDKPYNDRSYLSSEGLARDDARTEFVALLTSGPEPWHPTSSAVAKARFTLLRSYLLFSISYERLGRPSRVRFSDPEGNVLFEHPVQKSAAPEDGMLCGMWRTVSKANVQLLRGEQLRVSLVTRTQPSGEVHGHILKHRALFAETFGAILTSSDPAHLGAGGMAMLTLSDTENNLHFILMARGLLEPGAGESPWVPLRVRILHQGRTLREVRANITVEDPDFAEVLSELSARELQWLVQGQLRIVAETEGRHARQLAGTITARRGCDTIQSVLCGADALLPTKTGAVGSAKLALHENGTLQYQVRVVGTASEVVGVTLETKPRRKNKRNVLFDMTPSYKDGLAQGSWQSPSARDAHMLLQNELFLNVATKDWAEGELRGQVISLPYSGLLARYTEMPVPLAGQLVSPPVGSGAGGHAWLSLDEHCHLHYEIAVAGLGRPADGTVSAHLHGVAELGELGARPHQHKRLLKGFYGTEAQGVVKDLDADLLQHLAQGTAFLQVSTKAHPRGEMRGWVHIPNRCQAGGARLAPGEAELSEGSKARDAEQLKKDPNSCFFEGQHRAHGTRWAPDYDKKCSICSCQKRTVICDPILCQPLNCSRQVHPEELCCPVCEEKKTEQEELKLERARDSSEGCYFDGDKTWRGSGTRWHPVVPPFGLIKCAICTCKGTTGEVHCEKVQCPRLTCANPVRASPSDCCKQCPAPEKSIPELADSMQADGPRACRFGRRWYLNNESWHPSVPPFGEMKCILCWCVSGETHCQRQECPPAACASPARRDNPCCAKCRAPDAPPEKVHDAPAEAWSR